One region of Pseudoalteromonas galatheae genomic DNA includes:
- a CDS encoding response regulator: protein MIHHHDLIKRLHSVNYILVADDDFDDQELIRDAFEDNGVVDTKLQFVSDGVELIEKLNSSELLPSLIILDLNMPRKSGKDVLAEMRGAANLKHIPVIMFSTSDSELDIKQCYLLGANSYMTKPSQYHELVDSMKSLLSFWLGTAKLVID from the coding sequence ATGATCCATCATCATGATTTAATTAAGCGACTTCACTCTGTGAACTATATCTTGGTTGCAGATGATGATTTCGACGACCAAGAATTGATCCGTGATGCGTTTGAAGATAACGGCGTGGTGGATACGAAGTTGCAATTTGTAAGTGACGGCGTTGAATTGATTGAAAAACTTAATAGCTCTGAGCTATTACCTAGCCTTATTATTCTTGATTTAAATATGCCCCGAAAAAGCGGCAAAGATGTATTAGCTGAGATGCGCGGGGCGGCAAACCTTAAGCATATTCCAGTTATTATGTTTAGCACATCAGACTCAGAGTTAGATATAAAACAGTGTTATTTGCTAGGGGCAAATTCTTATATGACCAAACCGTCCCAATACCACGAGCTGGTGGATTCAATGAAGTCCTTGTTGTCTTTTTGGCTTGGCACTGCAAAGCTTGTGATTGATTAA
- a CDS encoding helix-turn-helix domain-containing protein, whose product MQTPEEYEVTLRIRELLKELKKRRGYTKKTISQKLGIGLTTLDDYLNGTSSFRLGTLIKLSEICRIQLSDILEGAGHIAKTYQSEVRSTEQKGEEEQAKKDS is encoded by the coding sequence ATGCAGACACCTGAAGAGTACGAGGTGACACTTAGGATCCGAGAACTGCTAAAAGAACTCAAAAAGCGTAGAGGCTATACTAAAAAAACCATTAGCCAAAAGCTCGGAATAGGTCTCACCACACTAGACGATTACCTCAACGGAACAAGCTCATTTCGCTTGGGCACCTTAATTAAATTGTCGGAAATTTGCCGGATCCAGCTAAGTGATATTTTAGAAGGGGCGGGGCATATAGCTAAAACCTATCAAAGTGAGGTGAGAAGTACGGAGCAAAAGGGGGAAGAGGAACAAGCAAAAAAAGATAGCTAG
- the rluA gene encoding bifunctional tRNA pseudouridine(32) synthase/23S rRNA pseudouridine(746) synthase RluA translates to MLLNYAPPLSPYLDILYQDEDMLVINKPSGLLTVPGKDPKHWDSAIARVNFVYPTARIVHRLDMATSGVLCLAMNKAAHRHLSIQFQDRLTHKHYIARVHGKLQQQTGSVDLPLVCDWPNRPKQMVCHETGKPSLTHFEVMEYEAQATRVKLTPITGRSHQLRVHMLSLGHVILGDRLYAKGEALAAASRLQLHAEMLQISHPTTNEMMTFTAPAPF, encoded by the coding sequence GTGTTACTAAATTACGCTCCCCCCCTTTCTCCCTATCTTGATATTTTGTACCAAGATGAAGATATGTTGGTGATCAACAAACCAAGCGGGTTACTCACCGTACCGGGTAAAGATCCAAAGCATTGGGACAGCGCTATCGCCAGAGTGAATTTTGTCTACCCTACGGCAAGAATTGTGCATCGCCTTGATATGGCAACATCTGGCGTGCTATGCCTTGCTATGAATAAAGCAGCGCATCGCCATCTGAGTATTCAATTTCAAGACCGTTTGACCCACAAGCACTACATCGCCCGAGTTCATGGCAAATTACAACAGCAAACGGGTTCTGTTGATTTACCGCTGGTGTGTGATTGGCCTAATCGCCCAAAGCAAATGGTTTGTCATGAGACCGGAAAACCTTCATTAACACATTTTGAAGTCATGGAATATGAAGCACAGGCAACACGCGTTAAACTAACCCCCATCACTGGACGCTCTCATCAACTCAGAGTACATATGCTTTCGCTTGGGCATGTAATTCTTGGCGATCGACTATATGCCAAAGGCGAGGCGTTAGCGGCTGCTTCACGTTTACAATTACATGCTGAGATGTTGCAAATTTCACATCCAACAACCAATGAGATGATGACCTTTACCGCACCGGCTCCTTTCTAA
- the yacG gene encoding DNA gyrase inhibitor YacG: MTTTVKCPTCQQAVEWSDKSPFRPFCSKRCQLIDLGDWSDESNAISTPIKSGELTPQDAESLIEDIEAMLAKNDDSFFKE, translated from the coding sequence ATGACAACCACAGTAAAGTGCCCAACCTGCCAACAGGCTGTTGAATGGTCAGATAAAAGTCCATTTCGCCCGTTTTGCTCAAAGCGCTGCCAATTAATTGATTTAGGTGATTGGTCTGACGAATCAAACGCGATTTCTACACCGATAAAAAGTGGTGAACTCACCCCCCAAGATGCGGAAAGTTTGATTGAAGATATAGAAGCGATGCTGGCCAAGAACGACGATAGCTTTTTTAAAGAATAG
- a CDS encoding alpha/beta fold hydrolase, with protein sequence MFYSQSQQLESHLPEIDKHWQGCQKGFFDTPYGRLFYAYHIPEKATFSLVLVNGRIESAHKYRELLWELAQNNIAVFTYDHPGQGYSPRLLKDKQIGYVRRFEDYAATLHCFMDQIVAEQNTLPLFILAHSMGGAITCDYLSLFRPHNIEGVYLSAPMLGINTTPYPAWFAEGLAGTACLFGLGKHYALGQVHYHNKPFQDNDLTDCPIRYALFRGLYDQFPELQLGGVSFAWLYTALHKCRSLQNIKLDLPIRIATASEDSIVDNQAQSQFAAHRDNVTLTKFIGKHELLCEQDNTRKAVLDDFYAFTAELLTAKETGS encoded by the coding sequence ATGTTTTATAGCCAAAGTCAGCAACTTGAATCACATCTTCCTGAAATTGATAAGCACTGGCAAGGCTGCCAAAAAGGCTTTTTTGATACCCCTTATGGTAGGCTATTTTACGCCTACCACATTCCAGAAAAGGCAACGTTCAGCCTAGTATTGGTTAATGGCCGTATTGAATCGGCGCATAAATACAGAGAACTACTGTGGGAGTTGGCGCAAAACAACATAGCGGTATTTACCTATGACCATCCAGGACAAGGCTACTCGCCACGATTACTTAAAGACAAGCAAATCGGCTATGTTAGGCGCTTTGAAGATTATGCCGCAACATTGCACTGCTTTATGGATCAAATCGTTGCCGAGCAAAATACCTTACCACTTTTTATATTGGCGCATTCGATGGGTGGTGCCATTACTTGCGACTATTTATCGTTATTTCGGCCTCACAACATTGAGGGAGTGTATTTATCAGCCCCGATGCTTGGGATCAATACGACTCCCTACCCAGCTTGGTTTGCCGAGGGACTGGCGGGCACAGCTTGTTTATTTGGGCTAGGTAAGCATTATGCATTGGGACAAGTGCACTACCACAACAAGCCTTTTCAAGATAATGACCTTACTGATTGCCCAATCAGATATGCGCTATTTAGAGGTCTGTACGATCAATTTCCCGAGCTACAGCTCGGTGGTGTCAGTTTTGCTTGGCTATACACGGCGCTGCATAAATGCCGCTCGCTCCAGAATATTAAATTAGATCTGCCAATCCGTATCGCGACAGCCAGTGAAGACAGCATTGTTGATAATCAGGCGCAGAGTCAATTTGCCGCACACAGAGACAATGTGACACTTACAAAATTTATCGGGAAACATGAACTACTTTGCGAGCAAGATAACACCCGCAAAGCTGTGCTAGATGATTTTTATGCGTTTACAGCGGAGCTACTTACCGCTAAAGAAACAGGGTCTTGA
- a CDS encoding ATP-binding protein has product MEKFEATLDNCHKEPIHIPGSIQSHGYLLLLDANTLKLRYFSENFAELVGFEPSALVNTHAEKIFASPFFELLASNYKTSDIHRLNPMVTTVTTKDSKRIEFSVVASQNEEGLILELEQNTVHGIEGNHSMQHLMKHSLSSMVDSQSLQASYEMAVEEIRELTQFDRVMLYKFDHEYNGEVVAESKRSGLNSFLNQHFPESDIPKQARALYLRNPVRLLADVDGENSLLYPQDKPIDLSACILRSVSPIHCQYLRNMGVKATMSISIIVAGKLWGLIACHHYEKHVVPFNTREVAQYMGLMLSYLISLKTSSLEAMAEANALTLSSTVTERMAKEIFFADGLRYESAALQEMMKATGVAWRVENDLECYGQTPAKVDIEAIYQWLVEHQLGDDSIFYCHNLGELNETFKAFAKTASGVLLMPLSADANHFIIWFRKEVIQTKNWGGKPEKSIEFLDDGSHRLMPRSSFKLWVENVKCKSHPWTEAEVSCALKFRNTLVNYVLAKSERYKKLNAILEQKVTKRTEALENEITSRRTAEQLLTIALEKAQESNQELERFAFLASHDLQEPLRKIQMFGDRIQCSAEGLNEKHASYLKRMMDSAERMQKLIKGLLSFSRIDRKGESFKSFDGDEALAETLLDLELVIKESNAQVDTTGLGDVFGDRRQLQRVLLNLINNGIKFSAPQRAPRVTISSVRKDNELVIAVKDNGIGFDPEFSEQIFNLFERLHGRSAYAGTGLGLAICKKIVERHHGRIWVETKVGQGSTFYFSLPVSAQDN; this is encoded by the coding sequence GTGGAGAAGTTCGAAGCAACACTAGACAACTGTCACAAAGAGCCAATTCATATTCCAGGCTCGATTCAGTCGCATGGTTATTTATTGCTACTTGATGCTAACACATTGAAACTTCGTTACTTTAGTGAGAATTTTGCCGAGCTTGTAGGCTTTGAACCTAGCGCTTTAGTCAATACTCATGCTGAAAAGATTTTTGCGTCTCCATTTTTTGAGTTGCTTGCCAGCAATTATAAGACCTCTGATATTCACCGCTTAAATCCGATGGTGACCACGGTAACAACCAAAGATTCAAAACGTATTGAATTCTCTGTGGTTGCTAGCCAAAACGAAGAAGGGCTGATTTTAGAGCTTGAACAAAATACGGTGCATGGCATTGAAGGCAACCATTCAATGCAGCACCTTATGAAGCACTCCTTGTCTAGTATGGTTGACTCTCAATCTTTGCAGGCTTCTTACGAAATGGCCGTGGAAGAAATTAGAGAATTAACGCAGTTTGACAGGGTGATGCTGTATAAATTTGATCACGAGTACAATGGTGAGGTGGTTGCTGAATCGAAGCGTAGTGGCCTTAATTCGTTTTTAAACCAGCACTTTCCGGAGTCAGACATTCCAAAACAAGCAAGAGCACTTTATTTAAGAAATCCTGTTCGTTTACTTGCCGACGTTGATGGCGAAAATTCACTGCTTTATCCGCAAGATAAGCCAATAGATTTAAGCGCCTGTATTTTACGGAGTGTTTCGCCAATTCACTGCCAGTACTTACGTAATATGGGTGTAAAGGCGACCATGTCTATCAGTATTATTGTCGCTGGTAAATTGTGGGGGCTGATTGCTTGTCACCACTACGAAAAGCACGTAGTGCCATTTAACACTCGTGAAGTCGCCCAGTATATGGGGTTGATGTTATCTTATCTGATCTCTCTCAAAACCTCATCCTTAGAAGCAATGGCTGAAGCTAATGCACTGACATTAAGCTCTACTGTTACAGAGCGTATGGCAAAAGAGATCTTCTTTGCTGATGGTCTGCGGTATGAGTCTGCGGCATTGCAAGAAATGATGAAAGCTACGGGTGTCGCGTGGCGTGTTGAGAATGATTTGGAATGCTACGGGCAAACTCCCGCAAAGGTGGATATTGAAGCTATTTACCAATGGCTCGTAGAGCACCAACTTGGGGATGACTCTATTTTTTATTGTCATAACTTAGGTGAGCTTAACGAAACATTCAAAGCCTTTGCGAAAACCGCGAGTGGGGTGTTATTGATGCCACTTTCTGCGGATGCTAATCACTTCATCATATGGTTTAGAAAAGAAGTTATTCAAACCAAAAACTGGGGAGGGAAGCCTGAAAAATCCATTGAGTTTTTGGATGATGGTAGCCATCGCTTAATGCCACGCAGCTCGTTTAAGTTATGGGTCGAGAATGTGAAATGCAAGTCTCACCCTTGGACAGAAGCTGAAGTCAGTTGTGCATTGAAGTTTAGAAATACCTTGGTTAATTATGTGCTGGCTAAATCAGAGCGATATAAAAAGCTCAATGCAATTTTAGAGCAAAAAGTCACTAAGCGTACCGAAGCTTTGGAAAACGAGATCACCTCGCGTCGTACTGCAGAGCAACTACTGACGATAGCACTTGAGAAAGCACAAGAATCGAATCAAGAGCTGGAGCGCTTTGCCTTTTTAGCATCTCATGACTTACAAGAGCCGCTTAGAAAAATTCAAATGTTTGGTGATCGGATCCAATGTTCAGCTGAGGGGCTCAATGAAAAACATGCTTCTTATCTCAAACGCATGATGGATTCAGCCGAAAGAATGCAAAAATTGATTAAAGGGTTGCTGAGCTTTTCACGGATTGATCGTAAAGGTGAGTCATTTAAATCATTTGATGGTGATGAGGCGTTAGCTGAAACTTTACTGGATCTTGAGTTAGTGATTAAAGAATCAAACGCACAAGTGGATACCACAGGGCTTGGTGATGTATTTGGAGACCGCAGGCAATTGCAACGAGTGCTGCTAAACTTAATCAATAATGGGATTAAATTTAGTGCGCCACAAAGAGCGCCAAGAGTCACCATTAGCAGCGTACGCAAAGACAACGAACTGGTTATTGCGGTGAAAGATAACGGAATTGGCTTTGATCCTGAATTTAGTGAGCAGATCTTCAATCTTTTCGAAAGATTACATGGTCGTAGCGCATATGCCGGTACTGGGCTTGGACTTGCTATTTGTAAAAAAATCGTCGAGAGACATCATGGTCGCATATGGGTCGAAACGAAAGTAGGGCAAGGCTCTACTTTCTACTTTAGCTTGCCTGTTTCAGCGCAAGACAATTAA
- a CDS encoding Spy/CpxP family protein refolding chaperone, giving the protein MKLLSTLALVTALGVSTFSFTASAGPAGGHLEHSARLLLSDKGQKLLELTEAQQGQLKTIYADYKTAKKALKESGKEAHSSYREEMKALMLAPNFDKAQAQLLLEKSQDKKQAWALLSMETRHKVFHVLSEEQRDKLQALKSRRSHKGNKKAD; this is encoded by the coding sequence ATGAAATTACTATCTACTTTAGCATTAGTTACAGCGCTTGGCGTATCGACTTTCAGCTTCACCGCAAGTGCAGGTCCTGCGGGCGGGCATCTTGAACACTCAGCAAGGTTGTTACTATCAGATAAAGGGCAGAAGTTATTAGAGTTAACAGAAGCGCAGCAAGGCCAACTAAAGACAATTTATGCGGACTACAAAACTGCCAAAAAAGCGCTAAAAGAAAGTGGGAAAGAAGCACATTCAAGTTATCGTGAAGAAATGAAAGCACTCATGTTAGCGCCAAATTTTGATAAGGCTCAAGCGCAACTTTTATTGGAAAAAAGCCAAGATAAAAAGCAAGCGTGGGCACTACTTTCGATGGAAACTCGTCACAAAGTGTTTCATGTGCTAAGCGAAGAGCAGCGCGATAAACTCCAAGCACTTAAGTCACGTCGAAGCCACAAAGGTAATAAAAAGGCAGATTAA
- a CDS encoding response regulator: MKHSILLIDDDQELCSLLKEYFTAEGFEVAMAHTGTEGLKLALKQNFDLILLDVMLPEMDGFEVLKALRVQKMTPVIMLTAKGDDFDRIFGLELGADDYIPKPFNHRELLARVKAITRRVDHYKQHSPDDTFTIHQLRLDVASRSATVNGEMLSLTGTEYEVLHLLVRTAGEVVDKQTISRQVLGRPLVPYDRSIDMHVSNVRKKIAALSEHTYIKTIRGAGYIFLKA; the protein is encoded by the coding sequence ATGAAACATTCCATTTTACTTATTGATGACGACCAAGAACTTTGCAGCCTGTTAAAAGAATACTTTACTGCTGAAGGCTTTGAGGTGGCGATGGCCCACACTGGAACTGAAGGTCTGAAGCTGGCATTAAAACAAAATTTCGACCTAATATTATTAGACGTAATGCTTCCCGAAATGGATGGTTTTGAAGTACTGAAAGCGCTACGTGTCCAGAAGATGACACCCGTTATTATGTTAACGGCAAAAGGCGATGACTTTGACCGCATCTTTGGTTTGGAGCTAGGTGCTGACGATTATATTCCAAAACCGTTTAACCACCGGGAGCTACTTGCGCGCGTTAAAGCCATTACGCGTCGCGTCGATCATTATAAGCAACACAGTCCGGATGATACCTTTACTATCCATCAATTGCGTTTAGATGTGGCTTCGAGAAGCGCCACTGTTAATGGCGAAATGCTGTCGCTGACGGGCACCGAATACGAAGTACTACACTTACTGGTCAGAACCGCAGGAGAAGTGGTCGACAAGCAGACTATTTCACGACAAGTACTAGGCCGACCACTTGTGCCTTATGATCGCTCTATCGATATGCATGTCTCTAATGTTCGTAAAAAAATTGCCGCATTAAGTGAGCATACTTATATCAAAACGATCCGCGGCGCTGGCTATATTTTTCTAAAGGCGTAA
- a CDS encoding ATP-binding protein: protein MKRYLLVKVFAWFWLTIIATMLLLLGISMLQPDVVETQRISKSMLQNLKQLEKALIRASERPNFELNEITKLRKRKARNIYLSHRDAEKSVAADPNIKTLNLDLLSFTEDAKPTAIFTPEYKAFGPLELTLQGESYRLYLIFENHTPTALVKLRALPLWIKVAVVLGASLLLCFWFTRDLLLPIKELQKAAAKLSRGELSSRADINTKRQDELGQLGHDFNLMADKLESLVNNQKRLLADISHELRSPLTRLQMATGLAAGHATAQSQSYIERIEREAQLVENMLSDILHLSKLEADQAPIDKQLIKLNELLDPILEDAQFEAQQLGKDLVVSALPEAILYGDPMLLNRAFENIIRNAIKYATSLINVEIESDGKHLLCTISDDGKGVNKDLLDKLCIPFFRVSSARTPTKNQMGGFGLGLAIAQHALKVHDAHIEFSNNIGLQVSIRIPLHR, encoded by the coding sequence ATGAAGCGGTATTTACTTGTTAAGGTTTTTGCCTGGTTTTGGCTCACTATCATTGCCACTATGTTGTTGCTACTCGGGATCAGCATGCTACAACCTGATGTTGTGGAAACTCAGCGTATCTCAAAATCCATGCTGCAAAATCTAAAACAATTAGAAAAAGCGTTAATACGCGCAAGCGAGCGTCCTAATTTTGAGTTAAATGAGATCACCAAACTACGTAAAAGAAAGGCGCGAAATATCTATTTGAGCCACCGCGATGCCGAAAAAAGCGTTGCCGCCGATCCCAATATAAAAACGCTGAATTTAGATTTACTCAGTTTTACTGAGGATGCCAAACCGACCGCTATTTTTACCCCAGAGTACAAGGCTTTTGGCCCCCTAGAGCTTACACTTCAAGGTGAAAGTTATCGTCTTTATTTAATTTTTGAAAACCATACTCCAACTGCACTCGTCAAATTAAGAGCCCTACCACTTTGGATAAAAGTCGCGGTCGTACTGGGCGCAAGCTTGTTGCTATGTTTTTGGTTTACTCGAGATCTATTGTTACCTATTAAAGAGCTACAAAAAGCCGCTGCAAAACTTTCTCGTGGAGAGCTGTCGAGCAGAGCCGATATAAATACCAAGCGCCAAGACGAGCTCGGTCAACTGGGTCATGATTTTAACCTAATGGCTGATAAATTAGAGTCTTTAGTTAACAATCAAAAGCGCTTACTTGCTGATATATCCCATGAACTACGTTCACCGCTCACCCGCTTGCAAATGGCCACAGGGCTTGCGGCGGGCCATGCCACTGCGCAAAGCCAAAGTTATATCGAGCGCATTGAGCGCGAAGCTCAGTTAGTTGAAAATATGCTCAGCGATATTTTGCATTTATCTAAGCTTGAAGCGGATCAAGCGCCAATCGATAAACAACTAATTAAGCTCAATGAACTGCTCGACCCGATACTGGAAGATGCTCAGTTTGAAGCACAACAATTGGGGAAGGATCTTGTCGTCTCAGCGCTACCCGAGGCAATACTTTATGGCGACCCAATGCTACTTAACCGCGCATTCGAAAACATTATTCGTAACGCGATTAAATATGCAACTAGCCTTATTAATGTCGAGATTGAAAGTGATGGTAAACACTTGCTATGCACTATCAGTGATGATGGTAAAGGCGTAAATAAAGATCTACTGGACAAGCTTTGCATTCCATTTTTCAGAGTGTCGAGTGCACGTACGCCGACTAAAAATCAAATGGGAGGCTTTGGGTTGGGTCTTGCCATTGCGCAGCATGCGTTAAAAGTACATGACGCCCATATCGAATTTAGTAATAATATTGGTTTGCAGGTCAGTATTCGAATTCCATTACACAGGTAG
- a CDS encoding L-cystine transporter has protein sequence MSFAVIAALAVFIAILFGLYRFQQRSETLSRTVLLGLVAGSLFGLALQFIFSGDLTTKQTVLDWVAIVGSGYVNLLKMVIMPLVLVSMIAAVVKLDNQGSLGKISFVTIAILVFTTAIAALIGIFITQAFGLSAAGLVEGARETARIAVLEERATTVADLTIPQMLLSFVPTNPFADLTGERSTSIIAVVIFGVLTGIAARRAIMEESDLSSPIKNAVEGAQAVVLRLVRMIIALTPYGVAGLMTKVIATSSMADIISLLGFIIASYVAILLMFAVHGLLVTLVGENPKHFFQKIWPVLTFAFTSRSSAATIPLNVEAQIHKLNVPPAIANLSASFGATIGQNGCAGIYPAMLAVMVAPTVGIDPFALDFIISLVAMVAISSFGIAGVGGGATFAALVVLPAMGLPVTIAALLISIEPLIDMARTALNVSGSMTAGTVTSRLLKQKHTNEAM, from the coding sequence ATGTCTTTTGCTGTTATCGCCGCGTTGGCGGTTTTTATTGCCATACTTTTCGGTCTTTATCGCTTCCAACAGCGCTCCGAAACCCTGTCACGGACGGTATTACTAGGCTTAGTTGCAGGTAGCCTATTTGGACTCGCGCTGCAATTTATTTTCTCTGGTGACTTAACCACCAAACAGACTGTACTAGATTGGGTTGCGATTGTTGGTAGCGGCTATGTCAATCTACTCAAAATGGTGATTATGCCACTGGTCTTAGTTTCTATGATTGCCGCGGTCGTAAAACTAGATAATCAAGGCTCTCTTGGAAAGATCTCGTTTGTCACTATCGCTATATTAGTGTTTACCACGGCCATCGCTGCCCTTATTGGTATTTTTATCACTCAAGCATTTGGACTAAGTGCAGCTGGCTTAGTAGAAGGCGCACGCGAAACAGCCAGAATAGCGGTACTTGAGGAACGCGCAACAACCGTTGCCGATTTAACCATTCCACAAATGCTGCTTAGCTTTGTACCAACCAACCCATTTGCTGACTTAACAGGCGAGCGCTCTACCTCGATTATCGCCGTAGTGATTTTTGGTGTGTTAACTGGTATTGCCGCTCGTAGAGCTATCATGGAAGAGTCTGATTTAAGTAGTCCTATAAAAAATGCAGTAGAAGGCGCACAGGCCGTTGTACTGAGATTAGTACGTATGATCATCGCCCTCACGCCTTATGGTGTAGCAGGTTTGATGACCAAAGTGATAGCCACATCAAGCATGGCTGACATTATTAGCTTGCTCGGTTTTATTATTGCCTCTTACGTTGCCATTTTACTGATGTTTGCCGTACATGGTTTGTTAGTTACTTTAGTGGGTGAAAATCCAAAGCATTTCTTCCAAAAAATTTGGCCTGTTTTAACTTTTGCTTTCACCTCACGAAGCTCTGCGGCAACCATCCCACTGAACGTTGAAGCGCAGATCCACAAGCTTAATGTTCCACCTGCGATTGCAAACCTTTCTGCATCGTTTGGTGCAACTATCGGACAAAATGGCTGTGCTGGTATTTATCCTGCTATGCTTGCTGTTATGGTCGCGCCAACCGTAGGAATTGACCCATTCGCACTCGACTTTATTATCTCTTTAGTGGCTATGGTTGCAATTAGCTCGTTTGGTATTGCGGGTGTTGGAGGTGGTGCCACTTTCGCGGCGCTGGTGGTACTGCCTGCGATGGGATTACCAGTGACAATTGCTGCGCTACTAATTTCTATTGAGCCATTAATTGATATGGCAAGAACGGCACTCAATGTATCGGGTTCAATGACCGCAGGTACAGTGACAAGTCGCTTGTTAAAGCAAAAGCATACTAACGAAGCAATGTAG